In the genome of Candidatus Hydrogenedentota bacterium, the window CACGTTGGGCGTGGGCTAGAACCTGGGGTTTCGATTCGCGTCCAAGACGCGAATCTCACCCCAGGCTAGAGTATTTCGCGCTTGCAGCGCTCCAGAAGAACAGACTGTGCGAGTAGTGGGGGGCATGCGGGCGTGTGGCCCGATTGTGAGAGTATACCGTCCACTCGGGGCAGTCTCCTCTGCTGAAACCCGCGCTGACGTGGTCTCTCAGGTTAGGATGACAAGCGGCGAGATCGCTCGGGAATTGTCATCCTGGGTCCGCCTACGGCGGACGAAGGATCTGGCTTACAACGTATTAAACGTCAACACGGAAAACCACAGCGATTCACGCTACCCTGAACCAGCCTAATTGCCATTTGTCCGGTCGAATATCGCGTTGAGCAGCCGCGGGCCAGCGACTATGAAGAGCGCACCCACTATGGTTGCGATAGCCACAACTCTCGAAGGTCCGGAATCGTCCGCAAAGAACCTCCACGTTCGCCCCATCAACAGAAAAGTGCCGAAGAAGCCAATTGCGCCACAGATTGCCCGCACGGCAATCCACGCGGCGATGTCTACCATGCGAGATTCGAGATCGGCCTTTGACTTCTTGCGGCGTTTCCCCATGGTATTGGCTACGGCTCCACGCCCTCCTGGCGCTTGAGAAAGGTCACCGCTTCCACAATATCGGCGGCGGGATCGTCGCCGTGTTCTCGCTCGATTGTGAGAAAACTCGTGTAGCTGATGTCTCGCAATGCGGCGAGATACCTCGGAAAATTCACGTCGCCTTTGCCCAAGGGGACTTCCTGATACTTGCCGTGCTTACCGGATTCGTATACCCCGTCTTTGGCGTGCGTATGGACGATGTATGGCGCAAGGGTTTTCACTCCGCCAATGTGATCGAAGCCGTTCATGCAGAGGTTAGCGGGGTCGTAGTTGACCTTCGTACCATCGCTCTTCACGGCGGCAATGAACCCGGCCAAGGATTCGGCCGACTCCGGGCCGGTTTCGATAGCGAGACAACACCCACGGTTGACGGCGTACTCAGATACCTCGCGCACGGCGTTTGCAAGGTCCTGGTAAGCGCGAGAGGAGGCGTCATCGGGAACGGTCCCGATGTGTGTTGTAAGGATCGGGGTCTTTAGGTCGACGCACAAGTCGATAAAGGACTTCGTCCTCGCGATCCGCTCATCCGCCACGCTGAGATCGGCAAAGCCACCTACGTCGCCGCACAGCGCCGTGCACTCCAAGCCCAGCGATTCCATATAGTCCGCCAATTCCTCGCGGCCCGACCCACTCAGCTCCCGGGGATCTAGTTCGTTATCGACGACCCATAGCTGAATTCCATGGACCCCGATAGCCATGGCCCGCTGCAGGTCCCGCTTGAGGCTGCCTGTGCCCAGGGAGCCGAGGATAATCCCGACCTTCATAGTCTTCTCTCCGTGTGATGAGTGCGCCTGTTCGTGCCGCATGGTAATCGACGGCCATCCAGCGGTCAATTGCTCCGACATGGTTTTTGCCGGTCCGCGAATGTACAGGGCGTGCAAGAGGAGAATATCGATGATGGAGCGTGCGACAGAAATGGGACTGGTCGCCCTTGCGGGATACGCGGGCTTGGGCGTGTTGGCGGCCATTGCGCTGCACGCACGTGGACTCCATCGAATCGACTCCGCGACGCGTGGAGCGGGCCTTTGGTTCCGCGCACTCATTACACCCGGGATTGTGGCCTTGTGGCCGTTCCTTCTCGCTAAGTGGCGACATGCCCACAGGGGAGAAACGTTTATTGCCCCCGTTGAATACCCGGTGCGGCCAGAATCGTTGCGGCGCATGCACGGTCTGGTGATTCACGTGTTGGCCGTTGCGCTGCCGATTGTCGTGGCCGCCGCAATCCTCACGCGAACCTCTATCGTACCCATGCGTCAACCTGTGCTCGACCCAACGCTTACGCAGGCAATCTCGTTGTCCGCGGATGAATCGCAGTGAGGGATGTGCCGTGTCTGTAACCTACAAAGGCATTCACTGGAATCGTCAGAAACGGTTGTATGACCTTACGTTGTTTCTTCTGTTCGTTTTGAGTGCGACGGGATTCGTTGCCGCCACGTGGATCACCAATACTTTTGTGACCGCCGAGACGTTGATCATTCGCGTCACGTCGGTGAGTGCTTTCCTCCTTCTGCACATCATCTTGTGCATTGGCCCATTGTGCCGCTTGGACCGCCGATTTCTTCCGCTGCTGTACAACCGGCGGCATCTTGGCGTGACCATGTTTCTGCTGGCCGCAATTCACGCTGTATTCGCTATCATTCAGTTTCACGCGCTTGGCAAAGCGAACCCAATCGTCAGCGTATTCACGGCGTATCGCATGGACTACCTGCCCTATGCACGGCCCGGCGGGGTCATCTCGGACTTCCCGTTCGAGCCGTTTGGAGCGTTGGCGTTGGTCATCCTGTTCTTCATGGCGGCGACTAGTCACGACTTCTGGCTGAGAAACCTGGGCGCGTCCGTCTGGAAACTCATTCACATGATGGTCTACGTGGCCTACGGTTCGCTGTTGGTCCACGTGGCGTATGGCGCACTGCAATCCGAGCGGAATCCGGTGCTCCTGGCGCTTGTGGTCTTCGGGTTTGCCGCGGTATTTGGACTTCACCTTGCCGCATACCGTAAGGAAGCGGCCACTGACCGCAAGAAGGCACACGCCGAACGCGAC includes:
- a CDS encoding sugar phosphate isomerase/epimerase, whose product is MKVGIILGSLGTGSLKRDLQRAMAIGVHGIQLWVVDNELDPRELSGSGREELADYMESLGLECTALCGDVGGFADLSVADERIARTKSFIDLCVDLKTPILTTHIGTVPDDASSRAYQDLANAVREVSEYAVNRGCCLAIETGPESAESLAGFIAAVKSDGTKVNYDPANLCMNGFDHIGGVKTLAPYIVHTHAKDGVYESGKHGKYQEVPLGKGDVNFPRYLAALRDISYTSFLTIEREHGDDPAADIVEAVTFLKRQEGVEP
- a CDS encoding ferric reductase-like transmembrane domain-containing protein, translated to MSVTYKGIHWNRQKRLYDLTLFLLFVLSATGFVAATWITNTFVTAETLIIRVTSVSAFLLLHIILCIGPLCRLDRRFLPLLYNRRHLGVTMFLLAAIHAVFAIIQFHALGKANPIVSVFTAYRMDYLPYARPGGVISDFPFEPFGALALVILFFMAATSHDFWLRNLGASVWKLIHMMVYVAYGSLLVHVAYGALQSERNPVLLALVVFGFAAVFGLHLAAYRKEAATDRKKAHAERDGYARACAVDELAEGRGKTVVVRGNRIAVFLHNGRVFALSNACRHQGGPIGEGRIIDGCVTCPWHGWQYNPEDGCSPPPFAEVIPTFDVRIIDGSVYVSPVENGLRSACAGAEVKA